A window of Jaculus jaculus isolate mJacJac1 unplaced genomic scaffold, mJacJac1.mat.Y.cur mat_scaffold_56_1_539194_arrow_ctg1, whole genome shotgun sequence contains these coding sequences:
- the LOC101612364 gene encoding LOW QUALITY PROTEIN: eukaryotic translation initiation factor 2 subunit 3 (The sequence of the model RefSeq protein was modified relative to this genomic sequence to represent the inferred CDS: inserted 8 bases in 6 codons; substituted 2 bases at 2 genomic stop codons) gives MAEGKARGSLGQPHLFRQDLCTLDVSQLTPPSSEVTSRQATINVGTIGHAAHGKSTAVKAVSGVHMVRFTTELERSIATKLGHANAQICQLRTCLPAPGPPLPAESPADIPGTXGNFQPVRHVSFVGCPGHDILMATTLNKAALIEAALRLIAGNESGPQPQTSEHLAAFEIVKLKHILILQNKIDPVRESQARVRXEQILAFVRGTAAEGAPVFPISAQXKYSTEGVCXYTVKKIPVPPGTSHQSWRVVIRWFDVNQPCREVXSILRGVLKMGQEXSVRPGIVSKDSRGKLRCRPIFSKTVWLFAEHKHLQNAAPXGLIGVGTKIDPTLCXADRMVGQVPGAVGALPEIVTELEISFLLRRLQGVRTEGDTKAAEVQKLSKNEVLMVNIDSLSTGGRVSAINADLGKIVLTSPVCTEVGEKIARSRRVEKHFRLIGWGQIRRGVRVKPTVEED, from the exons ATGGCCGAGGGCAAGGCCAGAGGGAGCCTCGGGCAGCCGCACCTGTTCCGACAAGACCTGTGCACGCTGGACGTGAGCCAGCTGACCCCGCCGTCCAGCGAAGTGACCAGCCGGCAGGCCACCATCAACGTGGGCACCATCGGGCACGCGGCCCACGGCAAGTCCACGGCGGTGAAGGCCGTTTCGGGCGTGCACATGGTGCGCTTCACGACCGAGCTGGAGAGGAGCATCGCCACCAAGCTGGGCCACGCCAACGCCCAGATCTGCCAGCTGCGCACCTGCCTGCCCGCGCCTGGGCCGCCGCTCCCCGCCGAGTCCCCCGCCGACATCCCTGGCA GAGGCAACTTCCAGCCGGTGCGGCACGTGTCCTTCGTGGGCTGCCCCGGCCACGACATCCTCATGGCCACCACGCTGAACAAGGCGGCCCTGATCGAGGCCGCCCTCCGCCTCATCGCGGGCAACGAGTCGGGCCCGCAGCCGCAGACCTCGGAGCACCTGGCGGCCTTCGAGATCGTGAAGCTCAAGCACATCCTGATCCTGCAGAACAAGATCGACCCGGTGAGAGAGAGCCAGGCCCGCGTGCGGTAGGAGCAGATCCTGGCCTTCGTGCGAGGCACGGCGGCAGAGGGGGCCCCGGTCTTCCCCATCTCGGCCC TGAAGTACAGCACGGAAGGGGTCTGCTAGTACACGGTCAAGAAGATCCCCGTGCCCCCGGGGACTTCACATCAGAGCTGGCGCGTCGTCATCCGCTGGTTCGACGTCAACCAGCCCTGCCGCGAAGT CAGCATCCTGCGCGGGGTGCTGAAGATGGGCCAGGA ATCGGTGAGGCCCGGCATTGTCTCCAAAGACAGCCGAGGGAAGCTGCGCTGCCGGCCCATCTTCTCCAAAACCGTGTGGCTGTTCGCCGAGCACAAGCACCTGCAGAACGCCGCCC CAGGCCTGATCGGCGTGGGAACGAAGATCGACCCCACCCTGT CCGCCGACCGCATGGTGGGACAGGTGCCGGGCGCCGTGGGAGCTCTGCCCGAGATAGTCACCGAGCTGGAAATCTCCTTCCTGCTGAGGCGGCTGCAGGGCGTGCGCACCGAAGGAGACACGAAAGCGGCCGAGGTCCAGAAGCTGTCCAAGAACGAAGTGCTCATGGTCAACATCGACTCCCTGTCCACGGGAGGGAGGGTCAGTGCCATCAATGCTGACCTGGGCAAAATCGTTCTGACCAGCCCCGTGTGCACAGAGGTCGGAGAGAAAATTGCCCGCAGCCGGAGAGTTGAGAAGCACTTCCGTTTAATTGGCTGGGGTCAGATAAGAAGAGGGGTGAGAGTCAAACCAACTGTAGAAGAAGACTGA